In the genome of Patescibacteria group bacterium, one region contains:
- a CDS encoding O-antigen ligase family protein has translation MTINTILRNSIIGGIFLVLIIPFIVTNSLFFPFITGKGFVFRILVEILFGAWLILAVTDKRYRPQKSFTLIAVGALLGVMAIADATGLNPFKSFWSNFERMEGLIGLLHLGAYFLVVSTVIQSEKIWNWFWNTTIAASVLMCFYGVMQLTGMYETHQGDRLDATLGNASYLAVYLLIHIFITAYLVVSRRYNLFGITWINRQAKILVGAAIILVQSFILYRTETRGALIGLVVGVLFTCILLLILGARKSLLRRTAGGILIATIVIVGGFILVRNTSFVQNNPQLQRFASISLSDTTTKSRLLLWNMAIEGFKERPVFGWGQENFNYVFNTNYNPELYGQEQWFDRTHNVIFDWLIAGGILGLLSYLGIYAALLWYIWRKESVFTVAEKSVLTGLLTAYFIHNIAVFDNLISYIFFFTLAAYITQKSLPKQTHDVFEKNRIIAPVALVATIAMIYFVNVPSIRTNLNLIQAISQQGATVRNGNDVVPFNGDVAPNIEYFRKALAYRSIGTQEVREQLLTTAERIHMSPYQIKGNTDIFALAFAEGKNQIAETPKDARAYVIMGGFSDRVARHDDAIVYLTEAQKLSPRKQVILFQLGATYIAKKDYEKALPLFKQAYELAPQFDDARLTYAAAAIYAGEEKLTQELISTFTPEFIAGNDTLLQAYFEKQKFDKILEIWKTRVAKDPMNAKARLSLAAAHLYLNDTKSAVIEIQKAVELDPTFKEQGDLYIKDIRAGKNPVKP, from the coding sequence ATGACTATTAATACAATACTTCGGAATAGCATTATTGGTGGTATCTTTTTGGTGTTGATTATTCCATTCATAGTTACTAACTCATTATTCTTCCCATTTATTACAGGGAAAGGTTTCGTATTTAGAATTCTCGTAGAAATTCTTTTTGGAGCATGGCTTATTCTAGCGGTAACAGATAAACGGTATCGCCCACAAAAATCATTTACACTTATTGCAGTGGGAGCACTTCTCGGAGTAATGGCTATTGCTGATGCAACCGGGCTGAATCCATTTAAAAGTTTTTGGTCAAACTTTGAACGAATGGAAGGATTGATTGGACTTCTCCATCTTGGGGCCTATTTTCTTGTTGTAAGTACTGTAATTCAGAGCGAGAAAATTTGGAATTGGTTTTGGAATACGACTATAGCTGCAAGTGTTCTGATGTGTTTTTACGGCGTAATGCAGCTTACTGGTATGTATGAGACTCACCAAGGTGATCGACTTGATGCAACACTTGGTAATGCTTCATATCTAGCCGTATATCTTTTAATTCATATTTTTATAACCGCGTACCTTGTAGTATCAAGACGATATAATCTTTTTGGTATAACATGGATCAATCGTCAGGCTAAGATACTTGTTGGAGCAGCAATTATTCTCGTGCAAAGTTTTATTCTTTATAGAACTGAGACTCGAGGTGCGTTGATTGGTCTTGTTGTAGGAGTGTTATTTACCTGTATATTGCTCCTTATCTTAGGTGCACGAAAATCACTACTCCGAAGAACTGCTGGAGGTATTCTCATTGCAACAATAGTTATTGTCGGTGGATTTATTCTCGTTCGTAATACTTCATTTGTTCAAAATAACCCACAGCTTCAGCGTTTTGCCTCAATTTCACTCAGTGACACTACGACAAAATCTCGACTGTTACTTTGGAATATGGCGATCGAGGGCTTTAAAGAACGACCAGTTTTTGGATGGGGTCAAGAAAATTTTAATTATGTGTTCAACACAAATTACAATCCGGAACTCTACGGTCAGGAACAGTGGTTTGATCGTACTCACAATGTGATTTTTGATTGGCTTATTGCTGGAGGTATATTGGGACTTCTATCATACTTAGGAATATATGCAGCCTTACTATGGTACATATGGCGAAAAGAATCAGTGTTTACTGTTGCTGAGAAGAGTGTGCTTACAGGATTGCTTACCGCATACTTTATTCACAATATTGCTGTATTCGATAATTTGATTAGTTATATTTTCTTTTTCACTCTTGCTGCATATATAACTCAAAAGAGTCTACCAAAGCAGACACATGATGTATTTGAGAAAAATAGAATTATTGCTCCAGTAGCTCTTGTTGCAACAATTGCAATGATTTACTTTGTGAATGTTCCATCTATTAGAACAAACCTTAATTTAATTCAAGCTATTTCACAGCAAGGAGCAACCGTACGTAATGGAAATGATGTTGTGCCATTTAACGGTGATGTAGCACCAAACATTGAATATTTTAGGAAAGCACTCGCATATCGTTCAATTGGTACTCAAGAAGTACGAGAACAATTGTTAACTACTGCAGAACGGATTCATATGTCTCCTTATCAAATAAAAGGAAATACTGATATTTTTGCACTAGCCTTTGCAGAAGGAAAGAATCAGATTGCTGAAACACCAAAGGATGCACGAGCATATGTAATTATGGGAGGCTTTAGTGATCGTGTAGCTCGACATGATGATGCGATTGTATACCTCACAGAAGCACAAAAACTATCTCCACGTAAACAAGTAATATTATTCCAGCTTGGAGCTACATATATTGCAAAAAAAGATTACGAGAAAGCATTACCTCTTTTCAAACAGGCATACGAATTGGCACCGCAATTTGATGATGCTCGACTAACATACGCAGCTGCAGCAATATATGCAGGCGAAGAAAAATTGACACAAGAACTGATTAGCACATTCACACCAGAATTTATTGCAGGGAATGATACCTTACTTCAAGCTTATTTTGAAAAACAGAAATTCGATAAGATCTTAGAAATATGGAAGACACGTGTTGCAAAAGACCCAATGAATGCAAAAGCTCGTCTTTCATTAGCAGCTGCACATCTCTACTTAAATGATACAAAGAGTGCTGTTATTGAAATTCAAAAAGCCGTAGAACTTGATCCTACATTTAAAGAACAAGGTGATCTCTACATTAAAGATATTCGGGCAGGAAAAAATCCTGTGAAGCCATAA
- a CDS encoding oligosaccharide flippase family protein, whose protein sequence is MNTFLDWLQRRLKTDVRYLASGSFWLNLNFVITSLFSFLLSIAFAHFVPKDVYGTFHYIISLGGIITALTLSGMNSAVVLAVAQNNEGTFKRSIIAQAKWSVVPFIVALCMSGYYFYNNNTILAISLIIISVLVPISSVANTYSAFLHGKKDFRSSFYYGLIINAIYYGILFITILFTNNVLLISLAFFIATTLGNVVSYILTFIKYKPNNLVDEKSITYGKHMSVMGGFGMIASKIDSVLVFHYTGAVDLAIYTFAKIIPERVTGLFKSVGSVALPKFAQRNEQEIRATVLPKTILFAIFIFVSCLFYILIAPFVFRTFLPNYVDAIVYTQVFSLTILIAAANLPVSALIAHRLQSRLYIFNIINTIVQISVLFVLIVPFGIWGAVYAKIIFSIFYVLFALVLFLIPHKSQDLTLK, encoded by the coding sequence ATGAATACTTTTCTCGATTGGCTCCAACGAAGACTCAAAACTGATGTACGATACCTTGCTTCAGGTAGCTTTTGGCTCAACCTCAATTTTGTTATAACTTCGCTCTTCTCATTTTTACTTTCAATAGCCTTTGCACACTTTGTTCCAAAAGATGTGTACGGTACGTTTCATTACATTATTTCTCTTGGAGGAATCATCACTGCCCTCACCCTTTCAGGGATGAACTCTGCAGTTGTACTTGCTGTTGCACAAAATAATGAAGGTACTTTTAAACGCTCAATAATTGCTCAAGCAAAATGGAGTGTTGTTCCATTTATAGTAGCACTCTGTATGAGTGGGTATTATTTTTATAACAATAATACTATTCTTGCCATCTCTTTAATTATTATTTCTGTACTAGTGCCTATTTCTTCTGTTGCAAATACTTACTCTGCCTTTCTCCATGGAAAAAAAGATTTCCGATCTAGTTTCTACTATGGGTTAATCATTAATGCTATCTATTACGGAATTCTTTTTATTACTATTCTCTTTACCAACAATGTTCTCCTTATTTCGCTTGCATTCTTTATTGCTACAACTTTAGGAAATGTAGTTTCATATATTCTTACCTTTATTAAATATAAACCCAACAATCTTGTTGATGAAAAAAGTATTACCTATGGTAAGCATATGAGTGTGATGGGAGGATTTGGAATGATTGCTAGTAAAATAGATAGTGTTCTTGTTTTCCATTATACGGGTGCCGTTGATCTCGCTATCTATACCTTTGCAAAAATCATTCCAGAGCGAGTTACCGGATTGTTTAAATCTGTAGGCTCAGTTGCATTGCCAAAATTCGCACAAAGGAATGAACAAGAAATACGAGCGACAGTCCTTCCTAAGACCATTCTGTTTGCTATTTTTATCTTTGTCTCATGTCTTTTCTATATACTTATTGCCCCATTTGTATTTAGAACATTTCTACCAAACTATGTAGATGCGATCGTATATACCCAAGTATTCTCACTTACTATTTTAATTGCAGCAGCAAACCTTCCAGTGTCAGCACTTATCGCTCACCGTTTGCAATCTCGACTCTATATATTCAATATAATAAATACGATCGTTCAAATCAGTGTTCTCTTTGTCCTTATCGTTCCCTTTGGAATTTGGGGAGCTGTCTATGCAAAGATAATCTTTAGTATCTTCTATGTACTATTTGCCCTTGTGTTGTTTTTGATTCCTCACAAATCACAAGATCTAACTCTCAAATAG
- a CDS encoding GHMP kinase: MILSRTPYRISFAGGGSDLPDFYKKYGGAVVSTSIDKFIHITAHQNFEQDKILLKYSKTENVKNVLKIKNSIARSIITDLKITGIGIETMGDIPGKTGLGSSSAFAVGLHNILHTYKFGKHLTPEQLAQKACETEIKKLGSPIGKQDQYAAAYGGLNLYKFLKNGKVTVEPVRIQPKIKKELEENLLLFYTGITRSANTILEKQKENLQTSFHAIDATKRMVEIAYETKAVLEAGNLHAFGKLLHTGWELKQSLANTISNKLINKYYSLGINNGAIGGKLLGAGGGGFLLFYSEKKNHKKLRAALSKLREIPFTFTDTGSEILFES, from the coding sequence ATGATACTCAGCCGAACACCCTATAGAATTAGTTTTGCTGGTGGGGGATCTGATCTACCAGATTTTTACAAAAAATATGGTGGAGCTGTTGTGAGTACTTCTATTGATAAATTCATTCATATAACTGCGCATCAAAACTTTGAGCAGGATAAAATTTTGCTTAAGTATAGTAAAACCGAGAACGTAAAGAATGTTTTAAAAATAAAGAATAGTATAGCTCGATCAATTATTACTGATTTAAAGATCACAGGAATTGGGATAGAAACAATGGGTGATATTCCTGGTAAAACTGGGCTAGGTTCTTCAAGTGCCTTTGCTGTAGGACTTCACAATATTTTGCATACATACAAATTTGGAAAGCATCTAACTCCAGAACAGCTTGCACAAAAAGCGTGCGAGACTGAAATTAAAAAGCTTGGTTCACCTATTGGTAAGCAAGACCAATATGCTGCAGCGTATGGAGGGCTAAATCTCTACAAGTTTTTAAAGAACGGGAAAGTAACTGTTGAACCCGTAAGGATACAGCCTAAAATAAAAAAAGAATTAGAAGAGAATCTCTTATTATTTTATACAGGAATTACTCGTTCTGCTAATACCATATTAGAAAAACAAAAAGAAAATTTACAGACAAGTTTTCATGCAATAGATGCTACAAAACGAATGGTGGAAATTGCATATGAAACCAAAGCTGTCCTTGAAGCTGGAAATCTGCATGCTTTTGGAAAGCTGCTTCATACTGGTTGGGAACTTAAGCAGTCATTAGCAAATACAATTTCCAATAAACTTATAAATAAATATTATTCTCTTGGTATAAACAACGGAGCGATAGGTGGAAAACTTTTAGGTGCAGGTGGTGGAGGGTTCCTCTTATTCTATTCTGAAAAGAAAAATCATAAAAAACTACGAGCTGCACTTTCTAAGCTTCGTGAGATTCCATTTACCTTTACTGATACAGGGTCAGAAATTCTATTTGAGAGTTAG
- a CDS encoding NAD-dependent epimerase/dehydratase family protein, which produces MTSDKKTILVTGGAGFIGSNTVNLLCDQGHAVRVIDDLSFGYEEFLDPRATFFKGSLANNDVLDKALSGVDVVMHFAASSIIKFSIDNPLTYIENNIVNSTKLLEGMRRNNVKKIVFSSSASVYGEPLEIPITESHQKKPLQPYGASKMAFEDILSGYHHSFGIESVSLRFFNVYGPRDEQQPATRAVPLWIKAILRNEPVGVYWNGDQLRDYIFVRDVAQAHSDVMNLPGCNAFNIGSGSGIIMRDLLEEIVKLTGSTSEIKDLGERLGDPAKLVADTSAIHKAVGWKPKVSLTEGLQEAIAFYKSRMK; this is translated from the coding sequence ATGACATCTGATAAAAAAACAATCCTTGTAACAGGTGGTGCAGGTTTTATTGGTTCAAATACCGTAAATCTTTTATGTGATCAAGGTCATGCTGTTAGAGTAATTGATGACCTCTCTTTTGGATACGAAGAATTCTTAGACCCACGAGCTACTTTTTTCAAAGGTTCACTTGCTAATAATGATGTGCTTGATAAAGCATTGTCGGGTGTGGATGTGGTTATGCACTTTGCAGCATCAAGTATTATTAAATTTTCTATAGATAATCCCCTCACCTATATTGAAAATAATATTGTAAACAGCACAAAACTTCTTGAAGGTATGCGACGAAATAATGTAAAAAAGATTGTATTCTCTTCTTCTGCATCTGTCTATGGTGAACCTTTAGAAATTCCTATTACTGAAAGTCATCAAAAAAAGCCTCTGCAACCTTATGGCGCAAGTAAGATGGCATTTGAAGATATTTTGAGTGGCTATCATCACAGCTTTGGCATTGAGAGCGTTTCACTTAGATTTTTTAATGTGTATGGGCCTCGCGATGAGCAACAGCCGGCTACACGTGCAGTACCACTATGGATTAAAGCAATTCTTAGGAATGAGCCAGTTGGAGTCTACTGGAACGGTGATCAACTTCGTGATTATATTTTTGTGCGCGATGTAGCTCAAGCTCACAGTGATGTTATGAATCTGCCAGGTTGCAATGCATTTAATATTGGATCCGGCTCTGGAATTATAATGCGCGATCTTTTGGAAGAAATCGTAAAACTCACAGGCAGTACCTCTGAAATAAAAGATCTTGGAGAGCGCTTGGGAGACCCTGCAAAGCTTGTAGCTGATACGTCAGCAATACATAAAGCTGTTGGATGGAAACCCAAAGTTTCTCTTACTGAAGGTCTTCAAGAAGCAATAGCGTTTTACAAAAGCAGAATGAAATAA
- a CDS encoding HAD-IIIA family hydrolase, with amino-acid sequence MKAVILCGGLGTRLRPLTDTIPKVMVPIGGKPLIQRHIEWLVGNGIQDIGINLFYLPQVVKDHVKDGSQWGARIHYSHQDTLSGTAGDFRAFKDFVGDQQCLVIYGDNLFSLDLNHFKEFHEAKKGTATIALREWEDPTSKGIVGLDNEQKILWFKEKPKPEEVTSTIGNAAIYILEPELFSHIPDTGEVDFGMHTFPSLLEKNKHIYGYVLSTYHKDIGTHEALQEAREDIQKIYPHKAVFLDRDGVLNKKPAVYDYVKSFEEFEWNPGAKELVKQIKELGFLAVVISNQQGVGRGKMSAQFVNELHQKMQQDLVEYGTSIDGFYFCGHLRSDGCTCRKPQPGMLFRAAEQHGINLEKSFMIGDTITDMEAARKAGCTEIFIESDTINNELEKILEILKKS; translated from the coding sequence ATGAAAGCAGTTATTCTGTGTGGAGGATTGGGTACACGACTACGACCTCTTACCGATACAATTCCAAAAGTCATGGTACCTATAGGCGGCAAACCGCTTATTCAACGTCATATAGAATGGCTTGTGGGGAATGGCATTCAAGATATTGGTATTAATCTTTTTTATTTACCTCAAGTTGTAAAAGATCATGTGAAAGATGGATCTCAGTGGGGAGCACGAATTCATTACTCTCATCAAGATACACTCTCAGGAACAGCTGGAGACTTTCGAGCTTTTAAAGATTTTGTGGGTGATCAACAGTGTCTTGTGATTTATGGTGATAATTTATTTTCTTTAGACCTGAATCATTTCAAAGAATTTCACGAAGCAAAAAAAGGAACAGCAACAATTGCCCTGCGTGAATGGGAAGATCCCACATCGAAAGGTATCGTTGGATTAGATAACGAGCAGAAAATTCTATGGTTTAAAGAAAAACCAAAGCCTGAAGAAGTAACGAGTACTATTGGCAATGCTGCTATTTATATTCTCGAACCCGAATTATTTTCACATATTCCAGATACAGGAGAAGTAGACTTTGGTATGCATACCTTCCCTTCTCTATTAGAAAAAAATAAACATATCTATGGATATGTACTTTCTACGTATCACAAAGATATTGGTACGCATGAAGCATTACAAGAGGCTCGAGAAGATATACAAAAAATATATCCACACAAAGCAGTATTTCTTGACCGCGATGGAGTATTAAATAAAAAACCTGCAGTATATGATTATGTGAAAAGCTTTGAAGAATTTGAATGGAATCCTGGAGCGAAAGAACTTGTTAAGCAGATAAAAGAGCTTGGTTTTTTAGCTGTAGTCATTAGCAATCAACAAGGCGTGGGACGTGGAAAAATGTCTGCTCAATTTGTGAACGAGCTTCATCAAAAGATGCAGCAAGATCTAGTAGAATATGGAACTTCAATAGATGGCTTCTATTTTTGTGGGCACTTACGATCAGATGGATGCACATGTCGGAAACCGCAGCCAGGAATGCTTTTTCGTGCAGCAGAGCAACATGGTATCAATCTTGAAAAGAGCTTTATGATTGGAGACACTATTACAGATATGGAAGCAGCCCGAAAAGCAGGCTGTACAGAAATCTTTATAGAAAGTGATACTATTAATAACGAATTAGAAAAAATCCTAGAGATTCTAAAAAAGTCATAA
- a CDS encoding methyltransferase domain-containing protein, which yields MEKKSLALERQLVSKEQLREIELSMIRQEHIKRYASIRRFCYGKVLDCACGSGYGSFLISGNPDVEHVTGADINAEAVVWAQKEYGDKKNKFIAASADTVKGKFDTLVTIETIEHIKDSSTIPTLVERCKIDNLIISFPDKKTMHYNTHHMHDFVRQEIVDLFPNHVVYHVMRFTDSTTLMMIRLPKKAPHDLFKNIRDIH from the coding sequence ATGGAAAAGAAATCCCTAGCCCTTGAAAGACAGTTGGTAAGTAAAGAACAGTTGAGAGAAATTGAACTGAGTATGATTCGACAAGAGCATATCAAACGGTATGCGTCTATCAGACGTTTCTGCTACGGAAAAGTACTAGATTGCGCATGTGGATCAGGGTATGGTTCATTTCTTATTTCTGGAAATCCTGACGTAGAACACGTAACTGGTGCTGATATTAATGCAGAAGCAGTTGTGTGGGCACAAAAAGAATATGGTGACAAGAAAAATAAATTTATTGCTGCATCTGCTGACACAGTGAAAGGCAAATTTGATACCCTCGTAACCATTGAAACAATTGAACACATCAAAGATTCAAGTACAATCCCAACTCTTGTTGAGCGATGCAAAATAGATAATCTTATAATCTCATTCCCCGACAAAAAGACCATGCACTACAATACCCATCATATGCATGATTTTGTACGACAAGAAATTGTTGATCTTTTTCCTAATCATGTGGTCTATCACGTAATGCGATTTACTGATAGTACAACTCTGATGATGATCCGTCTTCCAAAAAAAGCCCCGCATGATCTGTTTAAGAATATCCGGGACATACACTAG
- a CDS encoding methyltransferase domain-containing protein — protein MKTLKLIARIVRNTKKSVLRKYHYLYRRLISPKLPKNADGKVYVNLGAGINTSEEYINVDAIYLPHIHHIANIQDLGMLPNNSVDLLYASHVVEHLPRKNLKKTLLEWKRVLKPGGILRFGVPNFDALVEVYTLSGKNTESIVNQLLGQDGEYDDHHTIWNEAYARSLLKELGYKDVSLWDYTKVEHRDFDDKASRVMKAGGKDILISLNIQAVK, from the coding sequence ATGAAAACACTTAAATTAATTGCCCGAATTGTCCGAAATACAAAGAAATCAGTATTGAGAAAATATCACTATCTTTATCGAAGACTTATAAGTCCAAAATTGCCTAAGAATGCAGATGGTAAAGTATATGTAAACTTGGGAGCAGGAATCAACACAAGTGAAGAATATATAAATGTTGATGCGATTTATTTACCTCATATTCACCACATAGCAAATATTCAGGACTTAGGAATGCTGCCAAATAACTCAGTAGATCTTCTCTATGCAAGTCATGTTGTTGAACATCTTCCACGAAAAAATCTTAAGAAGACACTTTTAGAATGGAAGCGTGTATTAAAACCTGGAGGAATATTACGATTTGGAGTGCCAAATTTTGATGCCTTAGTAGAAGTGTATACCTTGTCAGGTAAAAATACGGAATCAATTGTAAATCAATTATTGGGCCAAGATGGAGAGTATGATGATCATCATACTATTTGGAATGAAGCATATGCGCGATCGTTGCTTAAAGAACTAGGATATAAAGATGTTTCACTTTGGGATTACACAAAAGTAGAGCATCGAGATTTTGATGATAAAGCATCACGTGTAATGAAAGCAGGTGGAAAAGATATCCTAATCAGTCTCAATATTCAGGCTGTTAAATAA
- a CDS encoding glycosyltransferase, with the protein MEGSSQKITVCYFGIYKSQFSRNKIYQDGLRAQGIHIIECQDDSRGILKFFRLFKKHWKIRNDYDVLIVGYTGYITVPFARLISSKPIIFDALCSLYEAEVLSRTARPMSWFKKTSIKCIDWLAVKCAHKVLVESNPQKDFFVKRFNLDQKKVIRVLTGVDTSVFYPIETSKRKKFTAVFRGTVMEEAGIAHIVDAARILEAHDVDVIIATSNSDARATGIEEYIKSQNISTITFIAKYLSFEELRMLMQSCHVSLGQFADHVRLERTIPHKSYESLAMRLPYITAQATGVQDVFTDKENVLFCNKADPNDLANKILDLKSDAQLQASLAENGYALCQSTFTPDVLGKELSQLVAECYNQAK; encoded by the coding sequence ATGGAAGGATCATCTCAGAAAATTACTGTGTGCTATTTTGGGATTTATAAATCCCAGTTTTCTCGTAATAAAATCTATCAAGACGGTCTGCGTGCACAGGGAATTCATATTATTGAATGCCAAGATGATAGTAGAGGCATACTTAAATTTTTCAGGTTATTTAAAAAACATTGGAAAATAAGAAATGACTATGATGTGTTGATCGTGGGGTACACAGGATACATAACCGTGCCCTTTGCACGACTCATAAGCTCAAAACCTATCATATTTGATGCGTTGTGCAGCTTGTATGAAGCTGAAGTACTCTCACGTACTGCACGTCCAATGTCGTGGTTTAAAAAGACTAGTATTAAATGTATAGATTGGCTTGCCGTAAAATGTGCTCATAAAGTTTTAGTTGAAAGTAATCCTCAAAAAGATTTCTTTGTTAAGCGATTTAATCTTGATCAGAAAAAAGTTATTAGAGTATTAACTGGAGTTGATACTTCTGTTTTCTATCCAATTGAAACTTCAAAAAGAAAAAAGTTTACAGCAGTTTTTAGAGGAACAGTTATGGAAGAAGCGGGGATTGCTCATATCGTTGATGCTGCGCGAATTTTAGAAGCTCATGATGTTGATGTAATTATTGCAACTTCCAATAGTGATGCTCGTGCTACAGGGATTGAAGAATATATAAAATCTCAAAATATTTCTACTATTACATTCATCGCTAAGTACCTTTCTTTTGAAGAGTTGCGAATGCTTATGCAGAGTTGTCATGTGAGCTTGGGTCAATTTGCTGATCATGTGCGACTTGAAAGAACCATACCTCATAAATCGTATGAGTCTCTTGCGATGAGATTGCCGTATATAACAGCTCAAGCTACTGGAGTACAAGATGTATTTACAGATAAAGAAAATGTACTGTTTTGTAACAAGGCTGATCCTAATGATCTTGCTAATAAGATCCTCGATTTGAAATCGGATGCACAATTACAGGCATCATTAGCCGAAAATGGGTATGCTCTATGCCAATCAACGTTTACACCGGATGTACTGGGAAAAGAGCTTTCGCAGTTAGTGGCTGAGTGTTATAATCAAGCAAAATAA
- a CDS encoding methyltransferase domain-containing protein gives MKSIPSLLRIEEDKVLAGLTLNGSIVDIGGDKNSKYASVIKGSHTITTINLNDKVAPDIFHDLEKSLPCKDAQYDHAILINVLEHIFAYKELLKESVRIIKPKGMLVIVVPFLFPVHPSPLDFRRFTQMTLKAELELLSLKNIKIKSLGTGVFSAQYLFIDRLMPWPIRFINFYTGRYITYLLDSLFNVVSKILRKQYSTEDYALGYYVTAQK, from the coding sequence ATGAAATCAATTCCATCACTTTTACGAATTGAAGAGGATAAAGTATTAGCCGGACTCACACTTAACGGCAGTATTGTAGATATTGGTGGTGATAAAAATTCAAAGTATGCATCAGTTATAAAAGGATCTCATACGATTACAACTATTAACCTTAATGACAAGGTCGCTCCTGATATTTTTCATGATTTAGAAAAAAGCTTGCCCTGTAAAGATGCTCAGTATGATCATGCTATTCTCATAAATGTGTTAGAACATATTTTTGCTTATAAAGAGCTCTTGAAAGAATCTGTTCGAATAATAAAACCTAAAGGAATGCTCGTAATCGTGGTTCCATTTCTATTTCCAGTTCATCCCTCACCGTTAGATTTTAGGAGATTTACACAAATGACATTGAAAGCAGAGCTGGAGCTTCTGTCATTAAAAAATATCAAAATAAAATCTTTGGGTACCGGAGTTTTTAGTGCACAATACCTTTTTATTGATCGCTTGATGCCATGGCCTATTCGATTTATTAATTTTTACACAGGAAGATACATAACATATCTATTGGATAGCCTATTTAATGTAGTCTCAAAAATACTCCGAAAGCAGTACAGTACTGAAGACTATGCATTAGGATATTATGTGACAGCACAAAAATAA
- a CDS encoding glycosyltransferase family 4 protein, translating to MKLLIYTQKVDSNDPILGFFHRWIEVFSHKYEHITVVCLYKGSVNLPSNVTVVSLGKEIGPSRFKYIRNFYIYLFKFRKNYDAVFVHMNQEYILMGGLLWKLFGKKIYMWRNHHAGSMLTDIAAAFCTNVFCTSKFSYTAKYKKVKFMPVGIDVDIFKRDSNIQKEKTLLFLARIAPAKKPHILLEAVKQLKDRNISATVSFYGDPLVKDKEYYTSLVEKTDAYNLKHNVSFHKGIPNTDTVPVYNKHEIFVNLSSSGMYDKTIFEAMACESLSIASNDNLKGEVDDSFIFREGDSTDLARKLEWLINLSNDQKAQYGTVLRNYVCDNHSLTKLSEKLYASI from the coding sequence ATGAAACTTCTTATTTATACTCAAAAGGTAGATAGTAATGATCCAATATTGGGGTTTTTTCATCGATGGATTGAAGTTTTTTCACACAAGTATGAACACATTACTGTAGTCTGTCTATATAAAGGGTCCGTAAATCTTCCTTCTAATGTAACAGTTGTATCTTTGGGTAAAGAAATAGGCCCATCACGGTTTAAATATATACGTAATTTTTATATATATCTTTTTAAGTTTAGAAAAAATTATGATGCTGTCTTTGTTCATATGAATCAAGAGTATATCCTTATGGGGGGATTACTGTGGAAGCTTTTTGGTAAGAAGATTTACATGTGGAGAAATCATCATGCAGGATCTATGCTCACAGATATAGCTGCAGCTTTTTGCACCAATGTCTTTTGTACTTCAAAATTTTCTTATACTGCAAAATACAAAAAAGTAAAATTTATGCCAGTGGGTATTGATGTGGATATTTTCAAAAGAGATTCAAATATTCAAAAAGAAAAAACATTATTATTTCTTGCTCGTATTGCTCCTGCGAAAAAGCCGCATATACTTCTTGAGGCCGTTAAACAGCTCAAAGATAGAAATATAAGTGCTACAGTTAGTTTTTATGGTGATCCTTTAGTTAAAGATAAAGAGTATTATACAAGTCTGGTGGAAAAAACAGATGCATATAATTTAAAGCACAATGTTTCATTTCATAAGGGAATACCAAATACTGACACAGTTCCTGTATACAATAAACATGAAATATTTGTGAATTTAAGCTCAAGTGGTATGTATGATAAAACCATTTTTGAAGCAATGGCATGTGAGAGTCTATCTATTGCTTCAAATGATAATTTAAAGGGAGAAGTTGATGACTCCTTTATTTTTAGGGAAGGTGATAGCACTGATCTTGCACGAAAGTTAGAGTGGCTTATTAATTTAAGTAATGATCAAAAAGCACAATACGGAACAGTCTTACGAAACTATGTGTGTGATAATCACAGTCTCACAAAATTGTCAGAAAAATTATATGCATCTATATGA